GGTAAGCAGTATGGCTACGCTGAAAGGCCAGGGGGGCATTTCCATTGGGAATGTTCTGGGATCGAATATCTTCAACATCGGGGCAATCCTTGGGCTCTCCGCCATGATATTCCCCCTCAGGGTGCATCTGCAGGTGCTGAAGTTTGATACGCCCCTGATGCTGGCCACTGCCCTGGTATTTATCGTCTTTTTTCTCGATCAGCGCATTGGGAGATGGGAGGCCCTGTTCCTGCTGGCAGGAGCCATAAGTTATACCGCCTTTAATGTTGTCAAGTCGCGAAAGGAAGAAAAGAAAGCTGCAGAAAATATTTTTGAAGAAGACATCCCTGAGAAGTTATCGTCACTAAAATGGGATCTGTTCTATATCTTCCTGGGTGTTGCTGTCCTGGCCGGGGGATCTTCGCTGCTCGTCAATGGAGCTACAGGCCTTGCCAGGGCGCTGGGTGCCAGTGAGGCCCTCATCGGGCTGACCATCGTTGCAGCCGGCACGAGTCTTCCTGAGTTGGCCACCTCACTGGTGGCTGCCCTGAAGAAGCACAGCGACATTGCCGTTGGCAATGTGGTTGGGTCGAACATATTCAACATCCTGGCCATTCTTGGGGTGGCAGGCCTGATCCGGCCCATCGAAACCACAGGGATCAGTAATATTGACCTTGGGGTAATGATAGGGTTCTCCCTGGTCCTTATTCCGTTGATGCGGTCCGGGGCAAAGATTTCACGTATTGAAGGCTTTTTTCTGTTCGCTGCTTTTTTGGCCTATATGGGTTACCTGATCATCTAAAATAAACTGGTTATGAAAAAAATATTCATTCTTGGCTTTCTTTTCCTGCTCATTAGCCTTCATCCCATCAAGGCCTGCACGGTGGCTGTGGTTTCAGGCAAGGCGACCCCCGACGGTAGGCCCCTGCTTTGGAAACACCGTGATGCAGATGACCTTGACAATAAGGTTATTTACCTTGGAACCGGGAAATACAAAGCCATGGCCCTGGTCAATTCTCAGGATACCCTGCCGGAGCATATCTGGGTGGGGTTTAATGAGGCAGGCTTTGCCATCATGAACTCGGCTTCCTACAACCTCAAGGGAGATGACACCACCGCCCTGGCCGACCTGGAAGGCGTGCTGATGAAGGAGGCCCTGCTCACCTGTGCTACGGTGGCTGATTTTGAGCAGTTTCTTCAGGACAAGGGGAAACCCCTGGGCGTTGAAGCCAATTTCGGGGTGATCGATGCCCTGGGCGGAGCGGCCTTTTTTGAAACAGATAACTATACGTGGACAAAGATCGATGTGAATGATCAGCGGGTGGCGCCTCACGGTTATGTTGTCCGGACGAACTATTCCTTTACGGGAGATCCTCATGATGGGGCAGGTTATATCCGGTTTGAGTTCGCCGAGAAAATGTTTTACCGGGCTTCGGCAACGAACAACCTGACGGTACCCTATATGGTAGAGCATTTTTGCATCGCGGCAGAAAACCCTCTCAGCCGTCAGAGCGCCCGGGAAGGCTTGCAATACCCCGAAGATGAGGATCATTTCTTTTATTTCCAGGACTGCACCAACCGTTTTTACTCTTCGGCATCGGTCATCGTGCAGGGCGTCAGGCAAGAAGAATCACCCCTGCTCACCACGATGTGGTCCATGGTAGGTTTCCCCCTGGCCTCAGTGGTCATCCCGGTA
This DNA window, taken from Bacteroides sp., encodes the following:
- a CDS encoding calcium/sodium antiporter, whose amino-acid sequence is MVVDIGFVLAGLVMLYFGAGFLVRGASSLAVRMGISALVVGLTVVAYGTSMPELLVSSMATLKGQGGISIGNVLGSNIFNIGAILGLSAMIFPLRVHLQVLKFDTPLMLATALVFIVFFLDQRIGRWEALFLLAGAISYTAFNVVKSRKEEKKAAENIFEEDIPEKLSSLKWDLFYIFLGVAVLAGGSSLLVNGATGLARALGASEALIGLTIVAAGTSLPELATSLVAALKKHSDIAVGNVVGSNIFNILAILGVAGLIRPIETTGISNIDLGVMIGFSLVLIPLMRSGAKISRIEGFFLFAAFLAYMGYLII